A genomic stretch from Oleomonas cavernae includes:
- a CDS encoding nitrile hydratase accessory protein — protein sequence MSPSEQSVPTPPAKAVPSLPVDADRQAFFEPWQAKAFALTVSLNQAGLFAWNEWTEVFAAALATTDAPMAGAWTEASARAYYLCWLEALERLIARHGMADAATLKTVAEAWKRAAEATPHGAPIRYEAHLPESGGPGRP from the coding sequence TTGAGCCCGTCTGAGCAGAGCGTCCCCACCCCTCCGGCCAAGGCGGTGCCTAGTCTTCCCGTCGACGCGGACAGGCAGGCCTTCTTCGAGCCCTGGCAGGCCAAAGCGTTCGCGCTCACGGTGAGCCTCAACCAAGCCGGACTGTTCGCGTGGAACGAATGGACCGAAGTCTTCGCGGCAGCGCTTGCAACCACCGATGCGCCCATGGCCGGAGCGTGGACCGAGGCCTCTGCCCGGGCCTATTATCTCTGCTGGCTGGAGGCCCTGGAGCGGCTGATAGCCCGCCATGGCATGGCGGACGCCGCCACGCTCAAGACCGTCGCCGAAGCCTGGAAGCGGGCGGCGGAGGCGACGCCGCACGGCGCGCCGATCCGTTACGAGGCGCACCTTCCCGAGTCGGGCGGGCCGGGACGGCCCTAG
- a CDS encoding translocation/assembly module TamB domain-containing protein, with protein MYPILRRTLKWLGITLGGVLALLLALIGALQIPALQRALGDYVSAAISSPDMTIKLDGLAGGLPFGPRLAKVELGDAQGIWLTVDDAVVSLDPWALLGGRIHVERVEARRIALDRLPAPSTVPAPEPPADEAGFTMPQLPKGLALDRLAVPEIILGPALAGEATRFALSGHIGVEGDGTAGVVLALAPIDGAVSTRLDIDARHRPQDDHLTLSLLLDDPAGGPISRLAGLPADRPIHVRLAGEGPLSGFAADLEAAAAGAGLNGRLTLGRAADGAITLALTAKADPGPFLPPDLAPLAVDGISLDLAGGMAGEVIDLRHLNIGAKGLSLALKGQLAGGSAATIDATVTIDPALDLAALAQVPPAFRPGRVMLVGTADLAAGSATFGRIEVVAPGVTLKGTAALADGFTTIVAAIDGSVPDLSLLPQAGLAGAGQLAVKVDGPITPLDLAFDLTVTGENIAGDAQLPHLLGPVPRVALAGRYSDTGPVVLDRLSVVTAAATVDGKAEFDLLSGAIEAVLSVKADDLARLGVAGLSGSIVLDGTIGGTATIPVIDVKLNGTGVAAGGTAFGDPQLVLVASPNPAGASTGRLDLTTGGAYPTRLGTDLAFDGKKLTLSNLLAEVLGAKLAGDLAYGLEDGLATGAIKLTAADLRSLSAVAGQALAGRLAVDLAIAPRNGGQGADVTLAGSGIAAAGVTVAQLGAKATLDDLLGAGKGRATVEVGNLVSGTTVVDTLSLKADLASFNDVAFDIATAGKLPAEMRLGLEGRYQGGDAARVTLASLDGAVGTTPLRLEKPLEVSLSAATRLKGLALAFGQARITGDVALGAAASGTIKVAGFNFADLEPLAGEADLPTGTADIDLTIKGNTGALILAARKIKPPPSVGLDIAAADVPEIDVDAKIDWSGNTARLDVKTSGAIGATLVVTGSVPVRVDGGIPLPAEKGEMNVVAKVDADLRRLAPILPIGENQIRGKLALDLTVSGPLGAPRPSGRLTLDQGLVVHSVSGLELRNLTLAVAFTNDRMTIETLSGDDGSGGKLSGSGAGSRLADGDFALNGAIKAQGFRFTRLDLATTRGDLDVALGGTLTAPEIKGDVIIRSGDIEIASKIPPSVPVVEVRDPAKAAADEPKALSPTAQEGEAAPPKIGRIELTVTAPGQFFVRGRGLDSEWRGTLKVQGPITKPDVRGGFEVVRGTYALAGRSFKISEGSLTFPSGLSAPPQLKVISSAPADDVEATITISGPVTALKIELSSDPALPNDEVLSRVLFGRSVSNLSASQAVRLGQTALELSGKGGGGVLGGARDALGLDRLDVGSSDTESSGSGGGSALSGSTLSAGRYVAEGVYLGFSQGLTPDSGSVNIEVEVYPRVTVEGNIGQANNTGVGLNYKFDY; from the coding sequence ATGTATCCCATCCTGCGCCGCACCCTGAAATGGCTGGGCATCACGCTGGGGGGCGTGCTGGCCCTGCTGCTCGCCCTGATCGGCGCCCTGCAGATTCCCGCACTGCAGCGCGCCCTGGGTGACTATGTCTCGGCGGCGATCTCCTCGCCCGACATGACCATCAAGCTGGACGGCCTGGCTGGCGGCCTGCCCTTCGGGCCGCGCCTGGCCAAGGTGGAACTGGGCGACGCGCAAGGGATCTGGCTGACCGTCGACGACGCCGTGGTGTCGCTCGACCCCTGGGCCCTGCTGGGCGGCCGCATTCATGTCGAACGGGTGGAAGCCCGGCGCATCGCCCTCGACCGCCTGCCAGCCCCGTCGACCGTGCCGGCGCCCGAACCGCCGGCCGATGAAGCCGGCTTCACCATGCCGCAACTGCCCAAGGGCCTGGCCCTCGACCGCCTGGCGGTGCCCGAGATCATTCTGGGCCCGGCCCTGGCGGGCGAGGCGACCCGGTTTGCCCTGAGCGGCCATATCGGGGTCGAGGGCGACGGCACGGCGGGCGTTGTCCTGGCCCTGGCGCCCATCGACGGCGCGGTCTCGACCAGGCTGGACATCGATGCCCGTCATCGCCCGCAGGACGATCACCTGACCCTGTCGCTGCTGCTGGACGATCCGGCGGGCGGGCCGATTTCGCGCCTGGCCGGGCTGCCGGCCGACCGGCCCATCCACGTCCGCCTCGCGGGCGAAGGCCCCTTGTCGGGCTTTGCCGCCGACCTGGAAGCGGCCGCGGCCGGCGCCGGCCTCAACGGACGCCTCACCCTGGGCCGGGCAGCCGACGGCGCGATCACCCTGGCGCTGACGGCCAAGGCCGATCCTGGCCCGTTCCTGCCGCCCGATCTGGCGCCGCTGGCGGTCGACGGCATCAGCCTGGACCTTGCCGGTGGGATGGCCGGCGAGGTCATCGACCTGCGGCACCTCAATATCGGCGCCAAGGGGTTGAGCCTTGCCCTCAAGGGTCAGTTGGCAGGCGGCAGCGCCGCGACGATCGATGCCACGGTCACCATCGATCCCGCCCTGGACCTGGCGGCCCTGGCGCAGGTACCGCCCGCGTTCCGGCCCGGCCGTGTGATGCTGGTCGGCACAGCCGACCTCGCCGCCGGCAGTGCCACCTTCGGCCGGATCGAGGTGGTGGCGCCCGGCGTTACCCTCAAGGGCACGGCGGCACTGGCCGACGGCTTTACCACCATAGTCGCCGCGATCGACGGTTCGGTGCCCGACCTTTCGCTGCTGCCGCAGGCCGGGCTTGCCGGCGCCGGGCAACTGGCGGTGAAGGTCGATGGGCCGATTACGCCGCTGGACCTGGCCTTCGACCTGACCGTGACCGGCGAGAACATCGCGGGTGACGCCCAACTGCCGCACCTGCTGGGGCCGGTGCCGCGCGTGGCACTGGCCGGCCGTTACAGCGACACCGGCCCGGTGGTGCTCGATCGTCTCTCGGTGGTGACGGCGGCGGCCACGGTCGACGGCAAGGCCGAGTTCGATCTGCTCAGCGGTGCCATCGAGGCGGTGTTGAGCGTCAAGGCCGATGACCTGGCCCGGCTGGGCGTCGCCGGCCTGTCGGGCAGCATCGTGCTCGACGGGACGATCGGCGGGACGGCGACGATCCCCGTGATCGACGTCAAGCTGAACGGGACGGGGGTGGCGGCCGGCGGCACCGCCTTCGGCGATCCGCAACTGGTGCTGGTGGCAAGTCCCAACCCGGCCGGGGCCTCCACCGGTCGCCTGGACCTGACCACCGGCGGCGCCTATCCGACCAGGCTGGGGACCGACCTCGCCTTCGACGGCAAGAAGCTGACCTTGTCCAACCTGCTGGCCGAGGTGCTGGGCGCCAAGCTTGCCGGCGATCTCGCCTATGGCCTGGAGGACGGCTTGGCCACGGGGGCGATCAAGCTGACCGCGGCCGACCTGCGCAGCCTGTCCGCCGTGGCCGGGCAAGCGCTGGCCGGCCGCCTGGCGGTCGACCTGGCGATTGCGCCGCGCAATGGCGGGCAGGGGGCCGATGTGACGCTGGCGGGGAGCGGCATCGCCGCCGCCGGTGTCACGGTGGCCCAGTTGGGCGCCAAGGCGACGCTCGACGATCTGCTGGGGGCGGGCAAGGGCAGGGCCACGGTCGAGGTCGGCAACCTCGTCAGCGGCACGACGGTGGTCGATACGCTGTCGCTCAAGGCGGATCTGGCCAGCTTCAACGATGTCGCCTTCGACATCGCCACGGCGGGCAAGCTGCCGGCCGAGATGCGCCTGGGCCTCGAGGGGCGCTACCAGGGGGGCGACGCGGCAAGGGTTACCCTGGCCAGCCTGGACGGTGCCGTGGGCACCACGCCGCTGCGCCTGGAGAAGCCGCTGGAGGTTTCGCTCAGCGCGGCCACGCGCCTCAAGGGCCTGGCCCTTGCCTTCGGCCAGGCGCGGATAACCGGGGACGTGGCCCTGGGGGCCGCCGCCAGTGGCACGATCAAGGTTGCGGGCTTCAATTTCGCTGATCTCGAGCCCCTGGCCGGCGAGGCCGATTTGCCCACCGGCACGGCCGACATCGACCTGACCATCAAGGGCAACACCGGTGCCCTGATCCTGGCCGCGCGCAAGATCAAGCCGCCGCCCTCCGTCGGCCTCGATATCGCGGCCGCCGATGTGCCCGAAATCGACGTCGACGCCAAGATCGACTGGTCGGGCAACACCGCGCGGCTGGACGTGAAGACCAGCGGCGCGATAGGGGCCACGCTGGTTGTTACCGGCAGCGTGCCGGTGCGGGTCGACGGCGGCATTCCCCTGCCGGCGGAAAAGGGCGAAATGAACGTCGTGGCCAAGGTCGATGCCGACCTGCGGCGGCTGGCGCCGATCCTGCCGATCGGCGAGAACCAGATCCGCGGCAAGCTGGCCTTGGACCTGACCGTCAGCGGCCCGCTCGGCGCCCCGCGCCCGTCCGGCCGCCTGACCTTGGACCAGGGTCTGGTGGTGCACAGCGTCTCGGGCCTGGAACTGCGCAACCTGACCCTTGCCGTCGCTTTCACCAATGACCGCATGACCATCGAGACCTTGAGCGGCGACGACGGCTCGGGCGGCAAGCTGAGCGGTTCGGGCGCGGGCAGCCGGCTGGCCGACGGCGACTTCGCCTTGAACGGTGCCATCAAGGCGCAGGGCTTCCGCTTCACGCGCCTGGATCTTGCCACCACCAGGGGCGACCTGGATGTCGCCCTGGGCGGCACCTTGACGGCGCCCGAGATCAAGGGCGACGTCATCATCCGCAGCGGCGATATCGAGATCGCCTCGAAGATTCCGCCCTCGGTGCCGGTGGTCGAGGTGCGCGATCCGGCCAAGGCCGCGGCCGACGAGCCGAAGGCGTTGAGCCCGACCGCGCAGGAGGGCGAGGCAGCACCCCCCAAGATCGGCCGGATCGAGCTGACGGTCACGGCGCCGGGCCAGTTCTTCGTGCGCGGCCGCGGCCTGGACAGCGAATGGCGCGGAACCCTCAAGGTCCAGGGGCCGATCACCAAGCCTGATGTGCGCGGCGGTTTCGAGGTCGTCCGCGGCACCTATGCCCTGGCCGGCCGCAGCTTCAAGATTTCCGAAGGGTCCCTGACCTTCCCCTCCGGTCTTTCCGCTCCGCCGCAACTGAAGGTCATCTCCTCGGCGCCTGCCGACGACGTCGAGGCGACCATCACCATCAGCGGCCCGGTGACGGCCCTGAAGATCGAGTTGTCGTCCGATCCTGCCCTGCCCAATGACGAGGTGCTCAGCCGCGTCCTGTTCGGCCGTTCGGTCTCCAACCTGTCGGCCAGCCAGGCGGTGCGCCTGGGCCAGACGGCGCTGGAACTCTCGGGCAAGGGCGGCGGCGGCGTGCTGGGCGGCGCCCGCGATGCCTTGGGGCTGGACCGGTTGGATGTCGGCTCCAGCGACACGGAATCAAGCGGCTCGGGCGGCGGCAGTGCCCTGTCGGGCAGTACCTTGTCGGCCGGGCGCTATGTCGCCGAGGGTGTCTACCTGGGCTTCTCGCAGGGCCTGACGCCGGATTCGGGCTCGGTCAATATCGAGGTCGAGGTCTATCCGCGCGTCACGGTCGAAGGCAATATCGGCCAGGCGAACAACACCGGCGTCGGCCTCAACTACAAATTCGACTACTAG